In one Choloepus didactylus isolate mChoDid1 chromosome 1, mChoDid1.pri, whole genome shotgun sequence genomic region, the following are encoded:
- the LOC119529771 gene encoding keratin-associated protein 12-1-like isoform X2, with translation MCNTSCSAVCHPGCCVPSPCQAACCVPVCCKPTVCVPVCCKPAVCEPVCCKPAVCVPVCCKPAVCVAPSCQSSCCCQPSCPALLCSPVCCSTPASC, from the exons ATGTGCAACACCAGCTGCTCCGCTGTCTGCCA CCCGGGCTGCTGCGTGCCCAGCCCCTGCCAGGCGGCctgctgtgtgcctgtgtgctGCAAGCCCACTGTGTGCGTGCCCGTGTGCTGCAAGCCCGCTGTGTGCGAGCCCGTGTGCTGCAAGCCcgctgtgtgtgtgcctgtgtgctgCAAGCCTGCTGTGTGCGTGGCCCCCTCCTGCCAGTCCTCCTGCTGCTGCCAgccctcctgccctgccctcctctgCAGTCCTGTCTGCTGCAGCACCCCTGCCTCGTGCTGA
- the LOC119529771 gene encoding keratin-associated protein 12-4-like isoform X1 yields MCNTSCSAVCQPACSGSPCCPPLRCGVPCCRPASCVALLCRPVCGVGASCHPGCCVPSPCQAACCVPVCCKPTPAVCVAPSCQSSCCCQPSCPALLCSPVCCSTPASC; encoded by the exons ATGTGCAACACCAGCTGCTCCGCTGTCTGCCAGCCGGCCTGCTCCGGGTCCCCATGCTGCCCACCCCTGCGTTGCGGGGTCCCCTGCTGCCGCCCGGCCTCCTGCGTGGCTCTGCTGTGCCGGCCCGTGTGCGGCGTGGGCGCCTCCTGCCA CCCGGGCTGCTGCGTGCCCAGCCCCTGCCAGGCGGCctgctgtgtgcctgtgtgctGCAAGCCCACT CCTGCTGTGTGCGTGGCCCCCTCCTGCCAGTCCTCCTGCTGCTGCCAgccctcctgccctgccctcctctgCAGTCCTGTCTGCTGCAGCACCCCTGCCTCGTGCTGA
- the LOC119509628 gene encoding keratin-associated protein 12-4-like: MCHTSCSAVCQPACSGSPCCPALGYGVPCCRPASCVALLCRPVCDVTSSCSPGCCVPSPCQAACCVPVCCKPAVCVAPSCQSSCCCQPSCPALLCSPVCCGSACY; encoded by the exons ATGTGCCACACCAGCTGCTCCGCTGTCTGCCAGCCAGCCTGCTCCGGGTCCCCGTGCTGCCCAGCCCTGGGCTACGGGGTCCCCTGCTGCCGCCCGGCCTCCTGCGTGGCTCTGCTGTGCCGGCCCGTGTGCGACGTA ACCTCTTCCTGCAGCCCGGGCTGCTGCGTGCCCAGCCCCTGCCAGGCGGCCTGCTGTGTGCCCGTGTGCTGCAAGCCTGCCGTGTGTGTGGCCCCCTCCTGCCAGTCCTCTTGCTGCTGCCAGCCCTCCTGCCCCGCCCTCCTCTGCAGTCCTGTCTGCTGTGGCTCTGCCTGCTACTGA
- the LOC119529787 gene encoding keratin-associated protein 12-4-like has protein sequence MCNTSCSAVCQPACSGSPCCPPLGCGVPCCHPASCVALLCRPVCGVGASCHPGCCVPSPCQAACCVPPVCCKPAVCVAPSCQSSCCCQPSCPALLCSPVCCSTPACC, from the exons ATGTGCAACACCAGCTGCTCCGCTGTCTGCCAGCCGGCCTGCTCCGGGTCCCCATGCTGCCCACCCCTGGGCTGCGGGGTCCCCTGCTGCCACCCAGCCTCTTGCGTGGCTCTGCTGTGCCGGCCTGTGTGCGGCGTGGGCGCCTCCTGCCA CCCGGGCTGCTGCGTGCCCAGCCCTTGCCAGGCGGCCTGCTGTGTGCCC CCCGTGTGCTGCAAGCCTGCTGTGTGCGTGGCCCCCTCCTGCCAGTCCTCCTGCTGCTGCCAgccctcctgccctgccctcctctgCAGTCCTGTCTGCTGCAGCACCCCTGCCTGTTGCTGA